Sequence from the Cucumis sativus cultivar 9930 chromosome 1, Cucumber_9930_V3, whole genome shotgun sequence genome:
TCTGCTCTAAATGGTTGCCCTTTCTTCTTACTAAATCATCTACAAATTATGCATAAGCAAATAAACAGATCAGTTGGACAGAATTCACCAAGTGCCAATCTAACCCAAAATCTCATGAGCAGAACAATCATGGTGAacatggaaagaaaagaagctaACCTGAGCTTATAATAGGTCCTGAGATTGGTCGAGTTTTCTTTGGCTTCCAAGTCTTAGAGAATATTCCTCCTAGATTTCCCAGCAGTTTCTCTCCCTGATATTGCATTcatgaaaggaaaaaggttCAGAAAAGTAATtcgtcaaataaaaaaagaaatgcttATAATTATACATGTAAAGTTAACGCTAGTAATTTTCTAAACCATGAAACACCAAGAATTTCAAAAGTGAACAAATCGTAGTTCGAACATACCCGACTGAGATCATAATCGATGTCAGCAGCAACCATATGAGTCCTGGTAATTTGCTCACCCTGGTGATGCAATGCAACCAAAGTTTGAGTAGCATCCTCCCTTATCTCTTCAGCAATCTTTAAACAGCCATTCACTGCTTTTGTTGTCTCTTCAGCTTTATAAACAGCATAATTCTCCAGTTCCTGTACTGATTGGTTTTCTACTCCTCCTGAGTCACGAAAATCATTCTTGTACTTGTTCCTTTCTGACCAAGTTGTTGAACTTGAAGAAGAGGGGGCATGTCCATGATCATCATCAAAAGGATTGGAACTAAACTTCTCCGTCAGTAATGAAGGGTCTGAGGAAGTTCTTTGTGAAGAAACCAGGTTTTGCTTAGCTTTAACATCATCATCAGACTCAATAGGGTTTGGGGTGGAACTATGTTTTCCTAACCTAAAATGAACCTTCCTTGAACCAAACATTTTCCCGATAGCTAGAATGTCAAAATTGGCTTTAATGTAAACGGAACAAAGTAATCCAATAGGTTAATGGTTTTTTCCTGAAAAAGCAAGGCACCACAATCATGTCAgcagaagaaataaaatacaacaagagacaaatttatcaaaacaatcaatttcatTAAAGTTAAAACGAGGAAGAGATGTTCTAGGATTTAGctttttatttaagtaaaaCATCAAACAGGTTGGatacaaattgatttaataagaagaaatagaTGGATGTAGATCAGAACAGTTAATGGCACGATCGAAAACTAAAAGGGTACAACAAGTTAACTAAGAAAATCATGTAAAAGTCCAAGGAGGAAGATGGTGATCAAAACCCAGATACAAAAatccaagaaagaaaagaaaacagtgaaaagaaaaactaaagtaCCTTGAGAGAGTTCAGAAAACGAAGAGAATGGAACTATTTCACGAACCCAAAATCAAAGAAACTGCAAAAATCAGAACCCAATTGTAGAATTTAAAGTGGCAATAAAGGACTTGAGcaatgagaagaaaaatcaataaagaaaCCGCGTATCAGTAAATTGTTGAAAAGGGCACCTgcgaagaaagaagatgagcAATGAAGAAGACAACCTTGACCTCATAAACCGCTAAATTGACCTTTTggattaaaaaggaaaaaggaacaAATGGCGTCGATGGATTTGGTCAAACATTAGGGAGCGATAGATAACAATCTCAGTGTGAAATTCAACTGTTGATtgcttttgaaaatacaattgCTTCACTTCAAACGCTCGGAAGGTTCCATCAGTTGCAATTTTCTAACCCAACAGGTgtgagaaattttgaaaatgtttatataaatttttgaaagGTTAGaactaaatttgtagttttagaacttttaacaaccaaataattacaATTCATAGCTAGTCATGCTTGGATTATAAGT
This genomic interval carries:
- the LOC101221282 gene encoding SNAP25 homologous protein SNAP33, with product MFGSRKVHFRLGKHSSTPNPIESDDDVKAKQNLVSSQRTSSDPSLLTEKFSSNPFDDDHGHAPSSSSSTTWSERNKYKNDFRDSGGVENQSVQELENYAVYKAEETTKAVNGCLKIAEEIREDATQTLVALHHQGEQITRTHMVAADIDYDLSRGEKLLGNLGGIFSKTWKPKKTRPISGPIISSDDLVRRKGNHLEQKERLGLTHHKERTSTKAAFAEPTNAIQKVEVEKMKQDDALSDMSDILVQLKEMAVDMGSEMDRQNVALDHASVDVEVLGDRVKDANRRGRRLLGK